TTTGAATTCCTGGTACAGCTGGGCGGCGAGGATCTTGTTGTGGGCCATGACGAGGGCCGGCCGGCCTGTCTCCTCGATCACCTTGGCGATGGTGAAGGTCTTGCCGCTGCCGGTGACGCCGAGCAGGACCTGGTGCTGCTCGCCGTTCTCGACGCCGCGGACGAGCCGGCGGATGGCCTCGCTCTGGTCGCCGCGGGGCCTGTAGTCGATGCCAAGCCTGTACGCGCTCATCGTTTTTCCGAAATGACGTTGAATTCGCAGCCGAGAATCGCCGTCAGGGCGAGCAGGTACATCCAGACGCAGAGGGCGATGACGGCGCCGATGCTCCCGTAGAGGACATTGTAATCGGCGATGTTGCGGACGTACCAGGCGAAGCCTGCAGTGAGGAGGAACCACAGCGCCGTGGCGAGGAACGCCCCCGGCCAGATGCGCCGGCGGCGGCCGCGCTCCGGCCCGAAGTAGTACAGAAGCGCGGCGACGGCGACCATCGAGCCCGAGGCGAGCGCGTAGCGCAGCAGCGCGCCGAGCAGGCGCACGCCGCCCTGGAGGCTCTCGCCGGCTTCGAGGACGCCAAGCCAGTGGAGGAGCTGATTTTCCACGCGGTCGCCGAAAATGATCAGCGCCGTGGCGCCGACGACGGGTAGCAGGGAGACAAGGACGAGCCAGAGCGCCACGAGCCGCGTGGCGATGACGCCGCGGCTTCCCTGGCGGCCGTGGGCGGCGTTGAACGCCTCCATCAGGCTGACCATGACGCCGGACGCCGCCCACAGCGAAAGCAGTCCGGCGGCGATGGGCAGCGCGAGCGGGCGGGATCCGCGCTGGGCTACATAGTAGCGGATCAATTCCTCGACGCCAGGCGGGGCGACACGGAACAGCATGGCGGTGATGCGGCGGCTGACCGCCTCGGCGTTCATGTGGACGAGCACCGCCGTGGTCGTGGTGAGAACGGGAAAGAACGAGAGCAGCGCGGAATAGGCCGCGCCTTTGGCATAGCCCAGAGCCCCGTGCCGGTAAGCGCCCGCCACCGCCCGCCCCAGCCTGGCGAAAAAACGTGCCATGGCACTTTCTTAATTATCCCAGAACGGGGGCATGCAAAAAACGCTTGGCGGCGGAATTCAGATGGGCGAATATGAAAATGGGAGGTGGCGATGCCCCTTTTGTTCGCCCTGTTTCTTGTTGCCTCGTCCTGCGCGGCGCAATCGCTGGCCGGGCCGGTTTCGCTGCTTGGCGCAGATGCGGGCGCGGCGTTCCGCTATACCGGACCAACGGCGGGCGCGGCGAGCGGCGCGGCCGAGTGGGTGGCAGTGGACAACATGCCGTTCACGCACGCCTGGCGGCTGCGCACGATTTCGCTGCCGGAGAGCGGAGGCAACGAGTGGGACCTGCGGATCCGCGCCCGCGGCGCCGCGGCCGTATCGGCAGGGGACAAGATCCTGGCCGAGTTCTGGATGCGCTGCGTGGAGCCTGAAAACGGCGACTGCATTCTGCGGCTGAACGTGGAGCGGGACGGCTCGCCGTGGACGAAATCGATCAGCACGCCTTATCCGGTGGGACGCGAGTGGCGGCGGTTCCGGGTTCTGTTCGATATGCGGGAGAGCTACGCCGCGGGTGGCTACATGATCGATTTCTGGATGGGCCAGCAGGTGCAGACGGCGGAAGTGGGCGGGATTTCGCTGCTGAATTACGGGCCGCAGGCCACGCCTGAGGCACTCGGCCTGGACCGGTTTTATGAGGGAGCGGCCGCGGACGCCGCCTGGCGGATCGCCGCCGAAGAGCGGATCGAAGAGATCCGCAAGGCGGGCATGATTATTGTGGCGGTGACGCCGGATGGGGAGCCGATTGAAGGCGCCGAGATCCGGGCGAAGCTGAAGCGGCACGCCTTCGGGTGGGGCACGGCCGTGGCCGCCTCGCGCCTTCTCGGCACGGGGCCGGACAGCGAGCGCTACCGCAACTTCATCCGCGAGAACTTCAACATGGCGGTGCTCGAAAACGACCTGAAGTGGGGCCCGTGGGAGGAGAACCGGAACCGCGCGATGAACGCGCTGCGCTGGCTGCATGAAAACGGGATCACGTGGATCCGCGGGCACAATCTCGTGTGGCCGGGCTGGCGGTGGATGCCGAACGACGTGCGCAACCTGGCGGACAATCCCGAAGCCCTGCGGCAGCGGATTCTGGACCGCATCCGGGACGCAGCCACGGCCACGCGCGGGCTGGTGGTGCACTGGGACGTCGTGAACGAGCCGGTGGCCGAGCGGGACGTGCTCAACATCCTGGGCGACGAGGTGATGGCGGACTGGTTCCGCGCGGCGAAGGAGTGCGATCCCGAGTCGAGGATGTTCATCAACGAATACGACATTCTGGCGGCGAACGGTTCCAACCTGCGGAAGCAGAACGCGTATTACCGCATGATCGAGATGCTGTTGAAGCTCGAGGCGCCGGTAGAGGGCATCGGCTTCCAGGGCCACTTCGACACGGCGACGCCTCCGGAACGGATGCTGGAGATCCTCGACCGCTTCGCGCGGCTGGGCCTGCCCGTCGCGATCACGGAATACGATTTCGCCACGCCCGATGAAGAGTTGCAGGCGCAGTTCACGCGCGACCTGATGATCCTCGCCTTCAGCCATCCGGCGGTTTCGGACTTCCTGATGTGGGGCTTCTGGGAGGGGAGCCACTGGAAGCCGCTGGGCGCCATGATCCGGCGCGACTGGAGCGAGAAGCCGATGTACCGCGTCTGGCGAGAGCTGATCTTCGAGCGCTGGCAGACGGATGAAACGGGCGTGACGCCCTATCACGGCGCCATTTATGTGAGAGGGTTCAAAGGGGACTACGAGATCACCGTCAAGGCGGGCGAGCAGGAAGTCCGCGTGCCGTACACGCTGAAAGAAGACGGCCAGGTGCTGTGGGTGACGGTGGGCGGGGCTTCTGAAGAGCAGGCGCCGTAAAGGAGCGGCGCAGAGCAGGCGCGGCGCCGCGGGGGCCGGATATACTGCCGTGCATGCGGCACCTGCTGATTCCCTGCCTTGCGCTGGCTTCCCTCTGCGCGCAGCCTCTTCCTGTTTCCACGCCTGAAAAAGAGGGCTTCTCGGCGGAGCGGCTCGGCCGGATGCACCGGTATTTCGAGAACCTGACGAAGACCGGAGAGCGGCCTGGCGCGATCACGCTGATCGTGCGCAACGGGCGCATCGTGGACTGGCGCACGTTCGGGCTGCGCGATGTCGAGAACAATCTGCCGATGGAGAAGGACACGATCGTCCACATCTACTCGATGACGAAGCCGGTGACGTCCGTGGCCGTGATGATGCTGGTGGAGGAGGGCAGGCTGGCGCTGGACGACCGGGTGGACAAGTTCATTCCCGAGTTCAAGGGGATGAAGGTGTACAAGGGCGGCACGGTAGAGCGGCCGGAGCTGGAGGACGCGGCGCGGCCGATCACGGTGAAGCACCTGCTGACGCACACGAGCGGGCTGAGCTACGGCTGGGGCAACGACAACGTCTCCGCGATGTACCGCAAGGCCGACCCGCTGGGCGCGCCGAGCCTGAAAGAGTTCATCGGCAGGCTGGTGAAACTGCCGCTGGCGTTCCAGCCGGGCGAGCGCTACGAGTATTCGATGTCGATCGACGTGCTGGGCTACCTTGTGGAGGTCGTCTCCGGCGAGCCGTTCGATCAGTTCGTGGAGAAGCGGATCACGGGGCCGCTGAAGATGAACGACACGCATTTCAGACTGCCGGAGGCGAAGCGGGCGCGGCTGGCGAAGATCTACTCTCGGCGCGAGGGGAAGCTGACGGCGCAGCGCGGCCTGCAGACGGGAGGCGTTCCGTATGGCGGAATGGCGCTCTATTCCACGATCGGCGACTATGCGCGGTTCGCGCAGATGCTGGTGAACGGCGGGCATCTCGACGGAGTGCGCCTGCTGGGGCGGAAGACGGTGGATCTGATGATGATGAACCATCTGGGCGGGCTGTCGAAGCCGACGATCGGCGGCGATGATTCGGCGGGATTCGGGCTGGGCGGAGCGGTGCGGATCGATCCGGCGAAATCGGGCCGTCCGGGCACGGAAGGACTCTTTGGCTGGGACGGGGCGGCTTCGACATATTTCCGGGTGGACCGGACAGAGAAGCTGGCGATGCTGCTGTTTTTGCAGTGGATGCCCTTCGATCAGCCTACGCTGAACCTGTACGAGACCCTGGTGTACCAGGCTCTGGTGGATTGATCCTGGCGGGGCGGTGTTCGCTGTTTCTTCGGGCCGGTTCGCCGGGTTGAGACAGACGGCGCGCGCGAGGCGCAAAAGTAACAGGATCTTCATGTGCGTGCGCTAATCTATCTACGAGTGCGGCCTCTGGCCGTCCGAATCCTGTCTCACAATCCACGACGAGGACAAGGCACTGTATGAACCGATATCTCCGCTTTGGAGTTGTACTCCTGCTCTGCGCGCTGGCGGCGTGGGGGCAGGCGGATGCGAACAAGGCTCAGTTGTCCGGCACGATTCTGGACCCGAACGGGGCGGTCGTGCCGAATGCTTCAGTGAAGATCCGGAACATCGCCACTGGTCTGCAGCGCGATTTGCGGTCGAACGAAGTCGGCCAGTTCCGAGCCGTGCAGCTGGACCCTGGCCGGTATGAACTGGTGGCCGAGAGCGCGGGCTTCGCGGCGACGACGCTGACGGGCATCGAGCTGGGCGTTGGCGCTGCGGTGAACCTGAACGTGACGCTGCAGCTGCAGGCGACGACGCAGTCGATTGAAGTGGCGGACACGATGATCAACGTGGCGCTGCCGGCGCCGAGCGTCATGGTGGGCGAGCGGGCGATCGAGAACATGCCGATCAACGGCCGGCGGTTCCAGGACTTCGCGTCGCTGACGCCGACCGTGCAGGTGGAGCCGACGCGCGGACAGCTGTCTTTCGCCGGCCAGCGCGGCATCAACGGCAACATCATGGTGGACGGGGCGGACTACAACCAGCCCTTTTTCGGCGGCATCCGCGGCGGCGAGAGGTCGAATTTCAACTTCACGATCCCGCAGGGCGCCATCCAGGAATTCCAGGCCGTCAGCTCGGGCTACGCGGCCGAATACGGCCGGTCGACCGGCGGCGTGCTGAACGTGATCACGAAGAGCGGCACCAATGACGTTCACGGCGGCGCGTTTTATCAGAACCGCGACCGGCGCTGGAGCGCCGACAACCCGATCTTCAAGCGCCAGCCCTCGGAATCGCTGCAGCAGATGGGCGGCAACGTGGGCGGTCCGGTGATCCGCGACCGGATGTTCTTCTTCGGCGCGGCGGAGCACCAGCGTGCCAACACGCCGGCGCAGGTGATCTTCACGGCGCTGCAGGGCATCACGCCGAACGCGGCCACGCAGGAGGCGTTCAATTTCTTCAAGGGGCTCGAGCAGGACTTCAAGCGCGAGAACCGCGCCACGGCGCTGACGGGCAAGATGGACTACGCGTTCGCCGCGGGCCACCGGCTGACGCTGCGGTACAACCATTCGCGCTCGAACGAGCCGAACTCGGTGACGGTGGGCGGCGCGCTGAACCCGTTCACGAACCTGGCGCTGTCGAACGAAGGCGAGGAGATCAACCGCACGCACTTCGGCACGGTGCAGTACACGCACCTGTTTTCGCCGCGCGTGGTGAACGACCTGAAGTTCAGCCAGTCGTACGAAATCCGGCCGCGGCTGTCGAACTCGGCGCTGCCGACGGTGGCGGCGGGCGTGATCGGCACGTACGGAGCGCGGAGCTTCCTGCCGACGACGCAGGACGACTACCGGACGCAGATCACCGACTCGCTGACGGTTCTGGCGGGGCGGCACAGCCTGAAATTCGGGATGGATCTCAGTTTCCTGAGCACGGCGCAGCTGTTCGGGTTCAACCAGTTCGGCGCGTTCTCGTTCCAGAACACGGCCGACATCGCCGGCATCCTGGACATTTTGGGCACGGGCGGCGCGGTGGCGAACCGGTTCGACCATCCGGGCGTGATTTACCGCCGGCAGATCGGCAACCTGCTGGCGGACTTCAACGCGAAGCAGCTGGCCGTGTTCGCGCAGGACTCCTGGCGCGTGAACAACAACCTGACGCTGGACTTCGGCCTGCGGTGGGAGGGTCAGTGGAACCCGAAGGTCGAAGCCAACAACACGACGCTCGTGAACCGCGTGAACATCGACTACCCGCTGGGGCGGCTGGACGTGACGCGGATCCAGAACAACCTGAAACAGTTCATGCCGCGCGCCGGCTTCGCGTGGACGCCGTTCACGAGCAAGCGCTCGGTGATCCGGGGCAACGGCGGCATTTTCTACGCGGCGACGCCGCTGCTGCTGTTCTCGGGTCCGACGAACAACTTCCGCACGCCGCCGGGCGACGTGAGCATCCAGATCGGGCCCTTCGCCTCGGGCAGCACGACGACGGTTTACCAGCTGCTGCGGCAGGCGGGCGTGGATCTGAATGCGTCGCAGCTGGGTTCGCTGCCGGTGATTCCGATTGAAGCGGCCCAGCGCGCGGCTGCGCTGGCGGCCGGCGGCACGGCGCCGGATCCGCTGCTGGGCGCGGCTCTGACGATGATGTCGCCGCAGTTTTACAACCCGCGGTCTTACCAGTGGGGCATCGGTTTCGAGCACCAGCTGACGGGCAACTGGATCGCGGGCGTGCAGTACCAGCACGTGAAGGCGGTGCATCTGCAGCGCAACCGCGACTGGAACCTGCCCGTTCCGACGGTGCGGGCGGGCGACGGGCGGCCGGTGTTCAACCGGGCGCTGCGGCCTGTGCCGCAGCAGGGCCAGTACACGACGCGCGAAAGCAACGCGAAGTCGCTGTACCGCGCCATGGTGCTGCAGACGCAGTACCGCAGCCGCCGGTTCACGGCAGGCGCGTTCTACACGCTGTCGACCAATTACTCGGATGACGACAACGAGCGCAACGCGACGGGCATGAACGCGATGAACCCCTATGACCTGAGCAGCGAGTACCACTACTCCGACATCGACGCCCGGCACCTGCTGTCGTCCTATGCGCTGGTGACGCTGCCGTGGGGCATCGAGGTGTCCGGCATTCTGCGCACGCGCAGCGGGCTGCCGCTGAACCCGCTCGTCGGCAACGACACCGATGGCAACGCCACGAACAACGACCGGCCGTACCAGGCCGTCGGCGTGCCGTTCAAGCGCAACTCGTTCCGCAACCGCGGCGTCGTCAACAACAACGACATCCGCATCCTGAAGAGCTTCAGCTTCGGCGAGCGCTACCGAGTGCAGCTGTCGGCGGAGTTCTTCAACCTGTTCAACCTGGACAACGTGATTTACGCGGGGCAGGCCAACATCTACGGCCTCGGCATCAACCCGGCCACGGGCGCGGCCGCGCCTGTGGACTCCCGGTTCATGCTGCTGCGCAACGCGGCCGGCGACTACAACCAGCCGACGACGTCGCAGGTCGGCAATCCGTTCCAGGCCCAGTTCGGCATCCGTTTCTACTTCTGATCCGGATACAAGCTGCGCCGGTGTTGCGGGGGCCTGCCTCAGACGGGGCGGGCCCCCGTTGCCATAATGGAGGCAGGTGAGCGAAGCCTCGGCCATCGACCGGGTGGTGTCGCAAGCACGGCGGCGTCTGACCGCGGCGATCGCGGTGGAAGAGTTCTGCCGCGCTGCGGCGCTCGTGTGCCTGCTGCTGGCAGTGATGCTGCTGGCGGGGGCGGACGTGTTCCATCCGGCGTGGCCTGCGGCAGCCTTCGCCTCGGCCGCGGG
This DNA window, taken from Bryobacteraceae bacterium, encodes the following:
- a CDS encoding serine hydrolase is translated as MRHLLIPCLALASLCAQPLPVSTPEKEGFSAERLGRMHRYFENLTKTGERPGAITLIVRNGRIVDWRTFGLRDVENNLPMEKDTIVHIYSMTKPVTSVAVMMLVEEGRLALDDRVDKFIPEFKGMKVYKGGTVERPELEDAARPITVKHLLTHTSGLSYGWGNDNVSAMYRKADPLGAPSLKEFIGRLVKLPLAFQPGERYEYSMSIDVLGYLVEVVSGEPFDQFVEKRITGPLKMNDTHFRLPEAKRARLAKIYSRREGKLTAQRGLQTGGVPYGGMALYSTIGDYARFAQMLVNGGHLDGVRLLGRKTVDLMMMNHLGGLSKPTIGGDDSAGFGLGGAVRIDPAKSGRPGTEGLFGWDGAASTYFRVDRTEKLAMLLFLQWMPFDQPTLNLYETLVYQALVD
- the xlnC gene encoding endo-1,4-beta-xylanase; protein product: MPLLFALFLVASSCAAQSLAGPVSLLGADAGAAFRYTGPTAGAASGAAEWVAVDNMPFTHAWRLRTISLPESGGNEWDLRIRARGAAAVSAGDKILAEFWMRCVEPENGDCILRLNVERDGSPWTKSISTPYPVGREWRRFRVLFDMRESYAAGGYMIDFWMGQQVQTAEVGGISLLNYGPQATPEALGLDRFYEGAAADAAWRIAAEERIEEIRKAGMIIVAVTPDGEPIEGAEIRAKLKRHAFGWGTAVAASRLLGTGPDSERYRNFIRENFNMAVLENDLKWGPWEENRNRAMNALRWLHENGITWIRGHNLVWPGWRWMPNDVRNLADNPEALRQRILDRIRDAATATRGLVVHWDVVNEPVAERDVLNILGDEVMADWFRAAKECDPESRMFINEYDILAANGSNLRKQNAYYRMIEMLLKLEAPVEGIGFQGHFDTATPPERMLEILDRFARLGLPVAITEYDFATPDEELQAQFTRDLMILAFSHPAVSDFLMWGFWEGSHWKPLGAMIRRDWSEKPMYRVWRELIFERWQTDETGVTPYHGAIYVRGFKGDYEITVKAGEQEVRVPYTLKEDGQVLWVTVGGASEEQAP